The Pedobacter mucosus genome window below encodes:
- a CDS encoding DinB family protein yields MNIAKIKASLDKITETYKTRLFSYNDEIFNITPPINGWSYSEVYSHIFDASLLSLMALENSLHGKGEDKPTHFAVKLILFFGSLPPAKKYKVPKRLVDRVKKISKSEAMDFILEFEQALATAYPDVANANKRSKTKHPRLGYLNAEQWLRFIEIHLKHHLKQLVRIENSFKA; encoded by the coding sequence ATGAACATAGCTAAAATTAAAGCGTCATTAGATAAGATTACTGAAACCTATAAAACAAGGTTATTTTCTTATAATGATGAAATTTTTAATATAACTCCGCCCATCAATGGATGGAGTTATAGCGAAGTTTATTCCCATATTTTCGATGCAAGTTTACTTTCTTTAATGGCGTTAGAAAATAGTTTACACGGTAAGGGCGAAGATAAACCAACTCATTTTGCAGTTAAATTAATTCTGTTTTTTGGCTCCCTTCCGCCAGCAAAAAAATATAAAGTGCCAAAGCGATTAGTGGATAGGGTTAAAAAAATTTCCAAATCAGAAGCAATGGATTTTATATTAGAATTTGAACAGGCATTAGCAACAGCATATCCAGATGTTGCCAACGCAAATAAAAGATCTAAAACTAAACATCCGCGTTTGGGCTATTTGAATGCAGAACAGTGGCTTAGATTTATTGAAATACATTTGAAACATCATCTAAAACAATTGGTTAGGATAGAAAATAGCTTCAAAGCATAA
- a CDS encoding flippase, with protein sequence MKLPAIKGFDEDAFNKYLKNTGWLMLGKVLSLIVGLIIARYLGPNGYGELSFGLALVAILAAIGALGLDTFIIREIIQEPTKGNEILGTSLWLRIATNGILIPIAIGIYLISHNITKSPGKPLTLMIGLLAIASFFKSFNVIDAYFQSQVKSKYVVHVQNICLIVSAIVKIALVYFNMPLIYFALAFVFDGLILAIGLVTVYQKKAASFFEWKYDSNRAKSLLKQSAPLILSAVMVSIYMKIDVVMLQDVGSKAVGIYSAAANLSEAWYFIPVAIVTSVFPALIQARKNDLSRYQKRLGNLYDLLTYISLPIAIFISFTGDFIIHFLYADKYAGAGAMLSIHIWSGIFVFLGSASSQYLIAEGYTKISFYRTAAGAVVNILLNLWLIPKYAGVGASIATLIACFVSTFYLLLIPKTRQQGIMMLKSLFLITAFQKIFKS encoded by the coding sequence ATGAAATTACCCGCCATAAAAGGTTTTGATGAAGATGCATTTAACAAGTATTTAAAGAATACGGGTTGGTTAATGTTAGGGAAAGTACTTAGCTTAATTGTTGGGTTAATAATTGCCCGTTATCTTGGTCCTAATGGTTACGGAGAATTAAGTTTCGGCTTAGCATTAGTTGCCATACTTGCTGCAATTGGCGCTTTAGGATTGGATACTTTTATCATCCGCGAAATTATTCAGGAACCTACCAAAGGAAATGAAATTTTAGGTACTTCACTCTGGTTAAGAATTGCAACAAACGGAATTTTAATCCCAATCGCTATTGGTATTTATTTAATTAGTCATAACATTACCAAAAGCCCAGGTAAGCCATTAACGTTAATGATTGGCCTACTTGCTATTGCATCTTTTTTTAAATCCTTCAATGTTATCGATGCTTACTTTCAATCTCAGGTTAAATCGAAATATGTTGTTCATGTTCAAAACATTTGCTTAATCGTTTCTGCGATCGTAAAAATTGCGCTTGTTTATTTTAACATGCCACTTATTTATTTTGCCCTCGCTTTTGTATTTGATGGATTAATTTTAGCAATTGGGTTGGTAACCGTTTATCAAAAAAAGGCTGCGAGCTTTTTCGAATGGAAATATGATTCCAATAGGGCAAAATCATTACTTAAACAGTCTGCGCCGCTTATTCTTTCTGCGGTAATGGTTTCTATTTATATGAAGATTGATGTCGTAATGCTTCAAGATGTTGGTAGCAAGGCGGTTGGCATTTACAGTGCTGCAGCGAACTTAAGTGAGGCTTGGTATTTTATTCCTGTGGCTATTGTAACCTCTGTATTTCCGGCTTTAATTCAAGCTAGAAAAAATGATTTAAGCAGGTATCAAAAGCGCTTAGGCAATCTGTATGATTTGCTCACTTACATTAGTTTACCGATTGCTATTTTTATCAGTTTTACTGGCGATTTTATAATTCATTTTCTTTATGCTGATAAATATGCTGGTGCTGGAGCTATGCTTTCAATCCACATTTGGTCGGGTATTTTCGTTTTTCTAGGAAGCGCCAGTTCTCAATATCTAATTGCTGAAGGCTATACAAAAATTTCATTTTACAGAACAGCCGCTGGCGCTGTGGTAAATATCTTATTAAACCTTTGGTTAATTCCAAAATATGCAGGTGTAGGCGCATCCATTGCTACACTAATTGCTTGTTTTGTTTCTACATTTTATCTTTTATTGATACCTAAAACTCGCCAACAAGGCATAATGATGTTAAAATCATTATTTTTGATCACAGCATTTCAAAAAATATTTAAATCTTGA
- a CDS encoding class I SAM-dependent methyltransferase: MNTFTALTTLIAKPNRLKALLSYGHKGYLNSIGWFTAFDKKQAVDGKGEALPWVTYSFIDFIKERINKSQHIFEYGSGSSTIFYALRAGTVTSVEHDKSWFEKVKNTSPANADMIFCALERDGEYAKKATLLNKKFDIIIVDGRDRVNCCKYSVSALSENGVLVLDDSEREVYNQARVLLKSQGFKEISFSGISPGLFYEKATSVFYKTNNCLGI, translated from the coding sequence TTGAATACTTTCACAGCATTAACAACCCTAATTGCTAAACCTAATAGGCTTAAAGCATTATTATCATACGGACATAAAGGTTATTTAAACAGCATTGGCTGGTTTACAGCTTTCGATAAAAAACAGGCCGTAGATGGTAAAGGAGAAGCCTTGCCATGGGTAACTTATTCTTTTATAGATTTTATAAAAGAACGCATAAATAAAAGCCAGCATATTTTTGAATATGGATCCGGAAGCTCCACTATTTTTTATGCATTAAGAGCCGGAACAGTTACTTCTGTAGAACATGATAAAAGTTGGTTCGAAAAAGTGAAAAATACAAGTCCGGCAAACGCAGATATGATTTTTTGCGCTTTAGAAAGAGATGGCGAATACGCTAAAAAAGCAACTTTATTAAATAAGAAATTTGATATCATTATTGTTGATGGGCGTGATCGTGTAAATTGCTGTAAATATAGCGTTAGCGCCTTATCTGAAAATGGCGTTTTGGTTTTAGATGATAGTGAACGCGAGGTATACAATCAGGCAAGGGTTTTATTAAAATCGCAGGGCTTTAAAGAAATCAGTTTCAGCGGAATTTCGCCAGGTCTGTTTTATGAAAAAGCAACTTCTGTTTTTTATAAAACAAATAATTGTTTAGGTATTTAA
- a CDS encoding class I SAM-dependent methyltransferase, whose translation MLSEKVKTAYDNFYTNSDTEWRMLGAKYKAQNIIDVCKSIKPVKVLEVGAGDGSILHFLNEWNFAKELSALEIAQSGVDLIKSRNLANLKEVKTFDGYVIPFEDDSFDLVILAHVLEHVEHERILIRELKRVAKYIVVEVPKDYRFGVDNRMKHFLDYGHINMYTPTSLRFLLQSEGLEIVTDKVSMTAPETVKFNEFINKKAPKTFVKRIKIELEYRIKKSLGSILGKKKQEQFANAYTVLTKKSDQNLQIF comes from the coding sequence ATGCTAAGCGAAAAAGTAAAAACTGCCTACGATAATTTTTATACCAATAGTGATACAGAATGGCGCATGCTGGGCGCAAAATACAAAGCTCAGAATATTATTGACGTTTGTAAAAGTATAAAACCTGTAAAAGTTTTAGAAGTTGGTGCGGGTGATGGAAGTATCCTTCATTTTTTGAATGAATGGAATTTTGCTAAAGAACTTTCTGCCTTAGAAATTGCACAAAGTGGCGTCGACCTCATTAAAAGCAGAAATTTAGCTAACTTAAAAGAAGTAAAAACGTTTGACGGTTATGTTATTCCTTTTGAAGATGATAGCTTCGATTTGGTAATTTTAGCCCATGTTTTAGAACATGTAGAACATGAAAGAATCTTAATTCGCGAGTTAAAGCGTGTTGCAAAATATATTGTAGTTGAAGTGCCAAAAGATTATCGTTTTGGTGTAGATAACCGGATGAAACATTTTTTAGATTATGGGCATATCAATATGTATACCCCGACATCTTTACGTTTTTTACTACAAAGTGAGGGTTTAGAAATAGTAACAGATAAGGTTTCCATGACTGCTCCTGAAACCGTAAAGTTTAATGAATTTATCAATAAAAAAGCACCAAAAACGTTTGTTAAAAGAATAAAAATTGAATTGGAATATCGAATTAAAAAATCATTAGGTAGCATTTTGGGCAAAAAAAAACAGGAGCAATTTGCCAATGCTTATACTGTTTTAACAAAGAAATCAGATCAGAATTTACAGATATTTTAA